The following proteins are encoded in a genomic region of Gossypium hirsutum isolate 1008001.06 chromosome D05, Gossypium_hirsutum_v2.1, whole genome shotgun sequence:
- the LOC107907133 gene encoding heat stress transcription factor A-7a-like isoform X1, with translation MVVPDNGGGEGLCLSYSTAFSKKMGDEITQIESNNILVKEEPIAETSGEEDNQEALLIKAVKEEEEDDNDDETGVVDDMMNGGDCNNVSNNGSSSSSSSVDLPKPMEGLNESGPPPFLKKTYEMVEDPVTDPIVSWSINRNSFIVWDSYKFSEDLLPKYFKHKNFSSFIRQLNTYGFRKIDSDRWEFANEEFQRGKKHLLKTIKRRSRYNRQQQGGVNCANNSTSNIGLEAEVEILKKDRSILQLEVLKLRQQQEESNHQLSAVHERIRFAECRQQQMCNFIAKIAKYPSFIHRLTKKRKQQNIEIDEGEFSFSKKGKFLETQVTKCLPEAMGMTDLSVKCRNQVNEERLKSIQAAEISKLLPDYTEKNNNQTLHDEKSSEPAMSSVYDVMSENLLGESSGVENARNEELSSVNDSKIYLELEDLISWKQCSWGGFASELVEQTGCV, from the exons ATGGTGGTGCCTGACAATGGAGGCGGAGAAGGGTTATGTTTGAGTTACTCGACGGCGTTTTCGAAGAAAATGGGTGACGAGATTACTCAAATAGAGTCAAATAATATTCTAGTGAAGGAAGAGCCAATAGCTGAAACTAGCGGAGAAGAAGATAATCAAGAGGCTTTGTTGATCAAAGCAGTTAAAGAGGAAGAAGaggatgataatgatgatgaaaCCGGTgtcgttgatgatatgatgaacGGTGGGGATTGTAACAACGTCAGCAATAATGGGTCGTCTTCTTCCAGTTCATCTGTTGATTTGCCGAAACCTATGGAAGGATTGAACGAGTCGGGTCCTCCTCCGTTTTTGAAGAAAACATATGAGATGGTAGAGGATCCGGTAACCGACCCGATTGTTTCCTGGAGCATTAACCGCAATAGCTTCATCGTTTGGGATTCTTATAAGTTCTCAGAAGATCTCCTTCCTAAATATTTCAAGCACAAGAACTTCTCCAGTTTCATCCGCCAACTCAACACTTAT GGGTTTAGAAAGATTGACTCAGATAGATGGGAATTTGCAAATGAGGAGTTTCAAAGAGGAAAGAAGCATTTGCTGAAAACCATTAAGAGAAGAAGTAGATATAATAGGCAACAACAAGGTGGAGTGAATTGTGCTAATAATTCAACTAGTAATATTGGTTTAGAAGCTGAAGTTGAGATATTGAAGAAAGATCGGAGTATACTGCAACTGGAAGTCTTGAAACTGAGACAACAACAAGAAGAATCAAATCATCAGCTGAGTGCTGTTCATGAGCGGATTCGTTTTGCTGAGTGTAGGCAACAACAAATGTGCAATTTCATTGCTAAAATAGCAAAGTATCCCAGTTTTATTCATCGATTGACTAAGAAAAGGAAGCAGCAAAATATAGAGATTGATGAAGGGGAGTTTAGCTTTAGCAAGAAAGGGAAGTTTCTTGAGACGCAAGTCACAAAGTGCTTGCCTGAGGCTATGGGGATGACTGACCTAAGTGTCAAGTGCAGGAACCAAGTTAATGAAGAGAGATTGAAATCAATACAAGCTGCTGAGATCTCAAAGCTTTTGCCTGATTATACGGAGAAGAACAACAACCAAACCCTTCACGATGAAAAGAGCAGTGAACCAGCGATGTCTTCTGTTTATGATGTTATGTCCGAAAATCTACTAGGGGAAAGCTCAGGTGTTGAGAATGCAAGAAATGAAGAGCTATCATCAGTGAATGATTCCAAGATCTATCTTGAGTTAGAGGATTTAATCAGCTGGAAGCAATGTAGCTGGGGTGGTTTTGCAAGTGAGTTGGTGGAGCAAACTGGCTGTGTCTAA
- the LOC107907133 gene encoding heat stress transcription factor A-7a-like (The RefSeq protein has 1 substitution compared to this genomic sequence), giving the protein MVVPDNGGGEGLCLSYSTAFSKKMGDEITQIESNNILVKEEPIAETSGEEDNQEALLIKAVKEEEEDDNDDETGVVDDMMNGGDCNNVSNNGSSSSSSSVDLPKPMEGLNESGPPPFLKKTYEMVEDPVTDPIVSWSINRNSFIVWDSYKFSEDLLPKYFKHKNFSSFIRQLNTYGFRKIDSDRWEFANEEFQRGKKHLLKTIKRRSRYNRQQQGGVNCANNSTSNIGLEAEVEILKKDRSILQLEVLKLRQQQEESNHQLSAVHERIRFAECRQQQMCNFIAKIAKYPSFIHRLTKKRKQQNIEIDEGEFSFSKKGKFLETQVTKCLPEAMGMTDLSVKCRNQVNEERLKSIQAAEISKLLSDYTEKNNNQTLHDEKSSEPAMSSVYDVMSENLLGESSGVENARNEELSSVNDSKIYLELEDLISWKQCSWGGFASELVEQTGCV; this is encoded by the exons ATGGTGGTGCCTGACAATGGAGGCGGAGAAGGGTTATGTTTGAGTTACTCGACGGCGTTTTCGAAGAAAATGGGTGACGAGATTACTCAAATAGAGTCAAATAATATTCTAGTGAAGGAAGAGCCAATAGCTGAAACTAGCGGAGAAGAAGATAATCAAGAGGCTTTGTTGATCAAAGCAGTTAAAGAGGAAGAAGaggatgataatgatgatgaaaCCGGTgtcgttgatgatatgatgaacGGTGGGGATTGTAACAACGTCAGCAATAATGGGTCGTCTTCTTCCAGTTCATCTGTTGATTTGCCGAAACCTATGGAAGGATTGAACGAGTCGGGTCCTCCTCCGTTTTTGAAGAAAACATATGAGATGGTAGAGGATCCGGTAACCGACCCGATTGTTTCCTGGAGCATTAACCGCAATAGCTTCATCGTTTGGGATTCTTATAAGTTCTCAGAAGATCTCCTTCCTAAATATTTCAAGCACAAGAACTTCTCCAGTTTCATCCGCCAACTCAACACTTAT GGGTTTAGAAAGATTGACTCAGATAGATGGGAATTTGCAAATGAGGAGTTTCAAAGAGGAAAGAAGCATTTGCTGAAAACCATTAAGAGAAGAAGTAGATATAATAGGCAACAACAAGGTGGAGTGAATTGTGCTAATAATTCAACTAGTAATATTGGTTTAGAAGCTGAAGTTGAGATATTGAAGAAAGATCGGAGTATACTGCAACTGGAAGTCTTGAAACTGAGACAACAACAAGAAGAATCAAATCATCAGCTGAGTGCTGTTCATGAGCGGATTCGTTTTGCTGAGTGTAGGCAACAACAAATGTGCAATTTCATTGCTAAAATAGCAAAGTATCCCAGTTTTATTCATCGATTGACTAAGAAAAGGAAGCAGCAAAATATAGAGATTGATGAAGGGGAGTTTAGCTTTAGCAAGAAAGGGAAGTTTCTTGAGACGCAAGTCACAAAGTGCTTGCCTGAGGCTATGGGGATGACTGACCTAAGTGTCAAGTGCAGGAACCAAGTTAATGAAGAGAGATTGAAATCAATACAAGCTGCTGAGATCTCAAAGCTTTTGCCTGATTATACGGAGAAGAACAACAACCAAACCCTTCACGATGAAAAGAGCAGTGAACCAGCGATGTCTTCTGTTTATGATGTTATGTCCGAAAATCTACTAGGGGAAAGCTCAGGTGTTGAGAATGCAAGAAATGAAGAGCTATCATCAGTGAATGATTCCAAGATCTATCTTGAGTTAGAGGATTTAATCAGCTGGAAGCAATGTAGCTGGGGTGGTTTTGCAAGTGAGTTGGTGGAGCAAACTGGCTGTGTCTAA